A portion of the Stella humosa genome contains these proteins:
- a CDS encoding NADH-quinone oxidoreductase subunit M produces the protein MSDLPILSLVTFLPLVGAALIFVVRGDVDTVARNARNVALWTSTITFLLSLLLWVDFEPGQPGFQFEEKATWIADFNITYHLGIDGISLFFVLLSTFLTPICVLASWESVQKRVKEYMICFLVLETMMVGMFSSLDFVMFYIFFEAVLIPMFLIIGVWGGTRRVYAAFKFFLYTLLGSVLMLLAILAVYAQIGSTDIPTAMAFSFARDMQIWLWLAFFASFAVKVPMWPVHTWLPDAHVEAPTAGSVILAGVLLKMGAYGFLRFSLPMFPEASVYFSPFVYTLSVVAIIYTSLVALAQEDMKKLIAYSSVAHMGYVTLGIFTFTQQGLEGAIFQMLSHGIVSGALFLCVGVVYDRLHTREIARYGGLVHRMPKYAVVFMLFMMASVGLPGTSGFVGEFLVLVGAFRANTWVALLATTGVVLGCTYMLYLYRRVVFGKLTRDDLKTMLDLDRREIAIFAPLVVLVLWMGIYPSSFLDPMALPVGQLVDRLKLAEAAGHAIFLAQH, from the coding sequence ATGTCCGACCTGCCCATCCTGTCGCTCGTCACCTTCCTGCCCCTGGTGGGGGCAGCGCTCATCTTCGTGGTGCGCGGCGATGTCGACACGGTCGCCCGCAACGCGCGCAACGTCGCCCTGTGGACGAGCACGATCACCTTCCTGCTGTCGCTGCTGCTGTGGGTCGATTTCGAACCCGGCCAGCCCGGCTTCCAGTTCGAGGAGAAGGCGACCTGGATCGCCGACTTCAACATCACCTATCACCTGGGCATCGACGGCATCTCGCTGTTCTTCGTCCTCTTGTCGACGTTCCTGACGCCAATCTGCGTGCTGGCCTCCTGGGAGTCGGTGCAGAAGCGGGTGAAGGAGTACATGATCTGCTTCCTGGTCCTCGAGACCATGATGGTCGGCATGTTCTCGTCGCTCGACTTCGTGATGTTCTACATCTTCTTCGAAGCGGTCCTGATCCCGATGTTCCTCATCATTGGGGTATGGGGCGGGACGCGCCGGGTCTATGCGGCGTTCAAGTTCTTCCTCTACACGCTGCTGGGTTCGGTCCTGATGCTGCTGGCCATCCTGGCGGTCTACGCCCAGATCGGCTCGACGGACATCCCGACCGCGATGGCGTTCTCGTTCGCCCGCGACATGCAGATCTGGCTGTGGCTGGCCTTCTTCGCCTCCTTCGCGGTGAAGGTGCCGATGTGGCCGGTCCACACCTGGCTGCCCGACGCGCATGTCGAGGCGCCGACGGCGGGCTCGGTCATCCTGGCCGGCGTGCTGCTGAAGATGGGCGCGTACGGCTTCCTGCGCTTCTCGCTGCCGATGTTCCCGGAGGCGTCGGTCTACTTCTCGCCGTTCGTCTATACGCTGAGCGTCGTCGCCATCATCTACACCTCGCTCGTGGCGTTGGCGCAGGAGGACATGAAGAAGCTGATCGCCTACTCGTCGGTGGCCCACATGGGCTACGTGACCTTGGGCATCTTCACCTTCACCCAGCAGGGGCTGGAGGGCGCCATCTTCCAGATGCTGAGCCACGGCATCGTCTCGGGCGCGCTCTTCCTGTGCGTCGGCGTCGTCTACGACCGGCTGCACACCCGCGAGATCGCGCGCTATGGCGGCCTCGTGCACCGCATGCCGAAATACGCGGTCGTCTTCATGCTGTTCATGATGGCGTCGGTCGGCCTGCCGGGCACCAGCGGCTTCGTCGGCGAGTTCCTGGTGCTGGTCGGCGCGTTCCGCGCCAACACTTGGGTGGCGCTGCTGGCGACCACCGGCGTGGTGCTGGGCTGCACCTACATGCTCTACCTTTATCGCCGCGTCGTCTTCGGCAAGCTGACCCGCGACGACCTCAAGACCATGCTCGACCTCGACCGCCGCGAGATCGCGATCTTCGCGCCGCTGGTCGTCCTGGTCCTGTGGATGGGCATCTATCCCAGTTCCTTCCTCGATCCGATGGCGCTGCCGGTGGGCCAGCTCGTCGATCGGCTGAAGCTCGCCGAGGCCGCCGGCCATGCGATCTTCCTGG
- the nuoL gene encoding NADH-quinone oxidoreductase subunit L, producing MFAAAIFLPLLGAIVAGFFGRWIGDRGAQIVTCAGLLISMLLGWYILYLVGFRGETRTVELFTWISSGTFEVAWALRFDTLTAVMVFVVTTVSAMVHVYSVGYMSHDHSIPRFMAYLSIFTFFMLMLVTADNFVQMFFGWEGVGVASYLLIGFWFDRQSANAAAMKAFIVNRVGDFGFALGIMAIFYLFGTVQFDAVFQAAPQMAGRNFEFLGMQVDALTTACILLFIGAMGKSAQLGLHTWLPDAMEGPTPVSALIHAATMVTAGVFMLCRLSPVFEYAPTALAIVTLVGATTAIFAATVGLTQFDIKRVIAYSTCSQLGYMFFAIGVSAYQAAIFHLMTHAFFKALLFLGAGSVIHAMSDEQDMRRMGGIWRLIPTTYTLMWIGSLALAGLPFFAGFYSKDIILEAAFGAHSGVGQYAFWLGILAALLTAFYSWRLLFLTFHGKPRANEKVMAHVHESPPVMIVPLVVLALGALFSGWLAYEAFVGHDQKAFWGASIFVASHHDPLEAAHHVPGWVKLLPIFVAVAGIALAWIAYIARPDLPRLAAEALRPVHRFFFNKWYFDELYDRIFVRPSFYLGRGLWKTGDGALIDGVGPDGVAAATQAMSIRASRLQTGYVYHYAFAMLIGVVVLVSWYLYVRI from the coding sequence ATGTTTGCCGCCGCCATCTTCCTGCCGCTGCTTGGCGCCATCGTGGCCGGATTCTTCGGCCGCTGGATCGGCGACCGGGGCGCCCAGATCGTCACCTGCGCCGGCCTGCTGATCAGCATGCTGCTCGGCTGGTACATCCTCTACCTGGTGGGCTTCCGGGGCGAGACGCGCACCGTCGAGCTGTTCACCTGGATCTCGTCCGGCACCTTCGAGGTCGCCTGGGCGCTGCGCTTCGACACGCTGACCGCGGTCATGGTGTTCGTCGTCACCACGGTGTCGGCGATGGTCCATGTCTATTCCGTGGGCTACATGTCGCACGACCATTCGATCCCGCGCTTCATGGCCTATCTCAGCATCTTCACCTTCTTCATGCTGATGCTGGTGACGGCCGACAACTTCGTGCAGATGTTCTTCGGCTGGGAGGGCGTGGGCGTCGCCTCCTACCTGCTGATCGGCTTCTGGTTCGACCGGCAGTCGGCCAATGCCGCGGCGATGAAGGCCTTCATCGTCAACCGCGTCGGCGATTTCGGCTTCGCGCTCGGCATCATGGCGATCTTCTACCTGTTCGGGACGGTGCAGTTCGACGCCGTGTTCCAGGCCGCCCCGCAGATGGCCGGCCGGAACTTCGAGTTCCTGGGCATGCAGGTTGACGCCCTGACGACCGCCTGCATCCTCCTGTTCATCGGCGCCATGGGCAAGTCGGCCCAGCTCGGCCTGCACACCTGGCTGCCGGACGCGATGGAGGGGCCGACCCCGGTGTCGGCGCTGATCCATGCGGCAACCATGGTCACGGCCGGCGTCTTCATGCTGTGCCGCCTGTCGCCCGTGTTCGAGTACGCGCCGACAGCGCTTGCCATCGTCACCCTGGTGGGCGCGACCACGGCCATCTTCGCGGCCACGGTCGGCCTGACGCAGTTCGACATCAAGCGCGTCATCGCCTATTCGACCTGCAGCCAGCTCGGCTACATGTTCTTCGCGATCGGCGTCTCGGCCTACCAGGCGGCGATCTTCCACCTGATGACGCATGCCTTCTTCAAGGCGCTGCTGTTCCTGGGTGCGGGCTCGGTCATCCACGCCATGTCCGACGAGCAGGACATGCGGCGCATGGGCGGCATCTGGCGCCTGATTCCGACCACCTACACGCTGATGTGGATCGGCAGCCTGGCGCTGGCCGGCCTGCCGTTCTTCGCCGGCTTCTATTCCAAGGACATCATCCTGGAGGCCGCTTTCGGCGCCCATAGCGGCGTCGGCCAGTACGCCTTCTGGCTCGGCATCCTGGCCGCCCTGCTGACCGCCTTCTATTCGTGGCGCCTGCTGTTCCTCACCTTCCACGGCAAGCCGCGGGCGAACGAGAAGGTGATGGCCCACGTCCATGAATCGCCGCCGGTGATGATCGTGCCACTGGTGGTGCTGGCGCTGGGCGCGCTCTTCTCGGGCTGGCTCGCCTACGAGGCCTTCGTCGGCCACGACCAGAAGGCATTCTGGGGGGCGTCCATTTTCGTCGCCAGCCACCACGACCCGCTGGAAGCCGCCCACCATGTGCCGGGCTGGGTGAAGCTGCTGCCGATCTTCGTGGCCGTGGCCGGCATCGCGCTCGCCTGGATCGCCTACATTGCGCGGCCCGACCTGCCGCGCCTGGCGGCAGAGGCGCTGCGGCCGGTGCACCGCTTCTTCTTCAACAAGTGGTACTTCGACGAGCTCTACGACCGGATCTTCGTGCGGCCGTCCTTCTATCTCGGCCGCGGCCTCTGGAAGACCGGCGACGGGGCGCTGATCGACGGCGTCGGCCCGGACGGGGTGGCGGCGGCGACGCAGGCCATGTCGATCCGCGCCAGCCGGCTGCAGACGGGCTACGTCTACCACTATGCCTTTGCCATGCTGATCGGCGTCGTCGTGCTGGTCAGCTGGTACCTCTACGTCCGCATTTGA
- the nuoK gene encoding NADH-quinone oxidoreductase subunit NuoK produces the protein METIGLGHYLTVGAILFTLGIFGVFLNRKNVIVILMSIELMLLAVNINLVAFSSFQGDLVGQVFTLFVLTVAAAEAAIGLAILVVYFRNRGSIAVEDVNLMKG, from the coding sequence ATGGAGACCATCGGCCTCGGCCACTACCTGACGGTGGGCGCGATCCTGTTCACGCTCGGGATCTTCGGCGTCTTCCTCAATCGCAAGAACGTCATCGTCATCCTGATGTCGATCGAGCTGATGCTGCTCGCCGTGAACATCAACCTGGTCGCCTTCTCCTCGTTCCAGGGCGACCTGGTGGGCCAGGTGTTCACGCTCTTCGTGCTGACGGTGGCCGCCGCGGAGGCCGCGATCGGCCTGGCGATCCTCGTCGTCTACTTCCGCAACCGCGGCTCGATCGCGGTTGAGGACGTCAACCTGATGAAGGGCTGA